Proteins co-encoded in one Cytophaga hutchinsonii ATCC 33406 genomic window:
- a CDS encoding TIGR01777 family oxidoreductase, with amino-acid sequence MKILITGGSGLVGRQLTKSLQAQNIEVTWLSRTKGVKDGIKSFLWDYKKGYIEEEAFDGVTHIVHLAGAGVFDKRWTKSYKKEIFDSRILTTKLLVEKALKLNGLEAFISGSAIGIYGNSMNSVPLTETALYGNDYLAQVTKEWEAATVPLENSSIRLAIIRTGIVLSEHGGALPAMINPIKAYIGSPLASGEQIISWIHIDDLCRIFSKAITDDAIKGTYNGVAPEPVTNKVLTQTAAAILHKPLVMPNVPSFALNILLGKEKAASVVEGIAVSAEKISATGFTFTYPYIKKALSDLL; translated from the coding sequence ATGAAAATATTAATAACAGGAGGAAGTGGATTGGTAGGCAGACAGCTTACCAAATCGCTTCAGGCACAAAATATAGAAGTTACATGGTTAAGCCGGACAAAAGGCGTTAAAGACGGCATAAAATCGTTTTTATGGGACTATAAGAAAGGATATATCGAAGAGGAAGCTTTTGATGGTGTTACACACATTGTACATTTGGCAGGAGCCGGTGTTTTTGATAAACGCTGGACGAAAAGCTATAAGAAAGAAATTTTCGACAGCCGTATCCTTACAACTAAATTATTGGTTGAAAAGGCGCTGAAGTTAAACGGACTTGAAGCATTTATTAGTGGAAGTGCAATTGGCATATACGGCAACTCTATGAATAGTGTACCGCTTACAGAAACTGCGTTATATGGCAATGATTATCTTGCGCAGGTTACAAAAGAATGGGAGGCAGCAACAGTGCCTCTGGAAAACAGTTCTATACGGCTTGCAATAATACGTACAGGAATTGTATTATCTGAGCATGGTGGCGCATTACCTGCTATGATCAATCCTATAAAAGCATATATCGGTTCGCCTCTTGCTTCCGGCGAGCAGATAATTTCCTGGATACACATTGATGATTTGTGCAGAATTTTTTCCAAAGCCATTACAGATGATGCGATTAAAGGTACATATAACGGCGTTGCTCCTGAACCGGTTACAAATAAAGTATTGACCCAAACAGCTGCAGCAATACTACACAAGCCGCTTGTAATGCCAAATGTTCCATCTTTTGCACTGAACATTCTCCTTGGAAAAGAAAAGGCAGCCTCAGTAGTGGAAGGTATAGCAGTATCTGCGGAAAAAATAAGTGCTACAGGATTTACCTTTACCTATCCGTATATCAAAAAGGCTCTGAGCGATTTACTGTAA
- a CDS encoding response regulator, producing the protein MHQTVIHYIDDDPEDIEFFQYAIDTIHQQIILHTHTKEASLFAALRNEKHANQILFLDINMPGKNGIEILKEIRKSEALQKTPVIMYSTTKDASIIELCQQFGANLYAIKPVSFSSIGDIINKIIAINWHEFKPESNTFVISASV; encoded by the coding sequence ATGCATCAAACAGTTATCCATTATATAGATGATGATCCGGAGGATATTGAATTTTTTCAATATGCAATAGATACTATTCACCAGCAGATCATTCTGCATACGCATACAAAAGAAGCAAGCCTGTTTGCAGCCCTGAGAAATGAGAAGCATGCCAATCAGATTCTCTTCCTAGACATAAATATGCCTGGCAAAAATGGCATTGAAATATTGAAAGAAATCCGCAAGTCAGAAGCACTGCAAAAGACTCCTGTAATCATGTATTCTACAACCAAAGATGCCAGCATTATAGAGTTGTGCCAGCAGTTCGGCGCTAATCTATATGCAATAAAACCCGTATCCTTCAGTTCAATCGGAGATATTATAAACAAAATAATTGCCATAAACTGGCACGAATTTAAACCTGAATCTAATACGTTTGTAATTAGCGCGTCAGTGTAG
- a CDS encoding ATP-binding protein — protein MKIKDIVNRDLVNLQNCDQEPIHIPGSIQPHGFLIAITKETWEIRFCSENVIDFIGLSHKQLLGKKITEIFDDIFFGKVIQCKDYAVGESKLIQGKIEDKEFDFTAHQNEDVIILESEIHIDNTPKNDLFDMSKQFMDYMEDSHTLIRLCELVASGIKKVTDYDRVMIYRFDKDYNGEVIAEAKQDKLESFLGLHYPHTDIPVQARELYIKNLLRVIGDVNYKPVPIYTIDDSENQNLDLSCSVLRSVSPIHVQYLHNIGVGATLTISLIHKKKLWGLVACHHYSPKYLHYETKLAAKLQGHFITSQIEIREQNEQYATSQKLHQAVDDLISRKFSADRNSLKDIVIDSNVLQLCKAAGISILIDKKEVYKSGLTPADGDIQKLAEYVKHAIDKEQYATHFITAELPDFKNITASGIAGINYHALDKTSNSCIMWYKPETITEVKWAGDPNKAIEKDKNGLSPRKSFELWGEKVKNQSIPWSQPDLIASSNFANFLQKHLGYIFLAEEEEKQRQMTEILKEVNSELENINWISTHDLQEPLRKIQIITSYVLSVENTLSEASYEKLQKINKSANRMQALISDILRYTKLKASTEILESVDLKNIVTEVIQEVDDALEAKKANIYISDLPEMSGIPFLLAQLFLNLISNSLKFADATRVLSIHIVQEGIIVKEEQEYYKISYTDNGIGFNKDYNELIFKIFSRLHSVAEYPGSGIGLALCKKIMKTHKGFIEAQGIPEKGAIFYLYFPVSKNS, from the coding sequence ATGAAAATAAAAGATATTGTTAATCGGGATCTTGTAAATCTTCAGAATTGTGATCAGGAACCCATTCACATTCCTGGCAGTATTCAGCCTCATGGTTTTTTAATTGCCATTACAAAAGAAACCTGGGAGATTCGTTTTTGCAGCGAAAATGTTATTGACTTTATTGGCTTAAGTCACAAACAACTCTTAGGTAAAAAAATTACAGAAATATTCGACGATATTTTTTTCGGTAAAGTAATTCAATGTAAAGATTATGCTGTCGGCGAATCTAAGCTTATCCAGGGAAAGATTGAAGATAAAGAATTTGACTTTACGGCACATCAAAATGAAGATGTAATCATATTGGAATCTGAGATCCATATTGATAATACGCCAAAAAATGATTTGTTTGATATGTCGAAGCAATTCATGGATTACATGGAAGATTCGCATACACTAATCCGCCTGTGCGAATTAGTGGCTAGTGGTATCAAAAAGGTAACCGATTATGATCGGGTGATGATTTATCGTTTTGATAAAGATTATAACGGAGAAGTAATTGCGGAGGCAAAACAGGACAAGTTGGAATCTTTTTTAGGTCTGCACTATCCGCATACAGATATTCCTGTTCAGGCGCGTGAATTATATATAAAAAACTTGCTGCGTGTAATCGGAGATGTTAATTACAAACCTGTACCGATTTATACCATCGATGATTCTGAAAATCAAAATCTTGATCTGAGCTGTTCAGTTTTAAGAAGCGTTTCACCCATTCATGTTCAATACCTTCATAACATTGGTGTTGGTGCAACCCTAACCATATCCTTAATTCATAAAAAGAAATTGTGGGGCCTGGTAGCATGCCATCATTACTCACCAAAGTATCTGCATTATGAAACTAAGCTTGCCGCTAAGCTGCAGGGACATTTCATTACATCACAGATTGAAATAAGAGAACAAAACGAGCAATATGCTACTTCACAAAAACTGCATCAGGCAGTTGATGATTTAATATCGAGAAAATTCAGTGCAGATCGTAATTCCCTCAAGGATATTGTAATAGATTCTAATGTATTGCAGCTTTGCAAAGCTGCCGGCATTTCAATTTTAATTGATAAAAAAGAAGTGTATAAGTCCGGACTAACGCCAGCAGACGGAGACATACAGAAGCTGGCAGAATATGTAAAACACGCGATAGATAAAGAACAATACGCGACACACTTTATAACCGCTGAGTTGCCTGATTTTAAAAATATTACAGCGAGCGGTATTGCAGGAATAAATTATCATGCACTTGACAAAACGTCTAATAGTTGCATCATGTGGTACAAGCCTGAAACCATAACAGAGGTAAAATGGGCAGGTGATCCAAACAAAGCAATTGAAAAAGATAAAAACGGACTTTCTCCCCGCAAATCATTTGAATTATGGGGAGAAAAAGTAAAGAATCAAAGCATTCCCTGGTCTCAGCCGGATTTAATTGCTTCATCTAATTTTGCGAATTTTTTACAGAAGCATCTAGGGTATATTTTTCTTGCTGAAGAAGAAGAAAAGCAACGCCAGATGACAGAAATATTAAAAGAAGTCAATTCCGAATTAGAAAACATAAACTGGATCAGCACACACGACCTTCAGGAACCCTTGCGGAAAATTCAGATTATAACCTCCTATGTATTATCGGTTGAAAATACATTGTCAGAAGCCTCTTATGAAAAGCTACAGAAGATTAATAAGTCTGCCAATCGTATGCAAGCACTTATATCAGACATTTTAAGATATACCAAATTAAAAGCCAGCACAGAAATACTGGAGTCTGTCGATTTGAAAAACATCGTTACTGAAGTTATACAGGAAGTAGATGATGCACTGGAAGCAAAAAAAGCAAACATTTATATATCCGATTTGCCTGAAATGTCGGGAATACCTTTTTTATTGGCACAGCTGTTTTTGAATCTCATCAGCAATTCTTTAAAATTTGCCGACGCGACCCGCGTTCTTTCAATTCACATTGTTCAAGAGGGCATTATAGTAAAAGAAGAACAGGAATATTATAAAATAAGCTATACAGACAATGGCATAGGATTTAATAAAGATTATAATGAATTGATTTTTAAGATCTTTTCACGATTACATTCAGTTGCAGAATATCCTGGTTCAGGAATCGGATTGGCGTTGTGTAAGAAAATAATGAAAACACATAAAGGCTTTATTGAAGCACAAGGCATTCCGGAAAAAGGGGCCATATTCTATCTTTATTTTCCTGTTTCAAAAAACTCTTAA
- the mutS gene encoding DNA mismatch repair protein MutS: protein MSKTKEATETPLMKQYNAIKGKYPGALLLFRVGDFYETFSEDAIKASKVLGITLTKRGNGTASETALAGFPHHSLDTYLPRLVRSGLRVAICDQLEDPKSVKGIVKRGVTELVTPGVSFNDHVLDVSKNNYLAAIHFQKDSLGISFLDISTGEFLTAQGDRHYIDKLLQSFSPSEVLFCKQKKEVFIEYFGDRYNTYALEDWIFAYDFTYDLLIRHFQTTSLKGFGIEEMLEGITSAGAILHYLNETEHKEVAHITRVNRIEEERYVWLDRFTIRNLELVNAQQLEGVPLIEILDHTKTPMGARLLKKWLILPLKELTPIQERLDTVELLVKNKELTTTLVDELKPIGDLERLISKVAARRVNPREMVQLKRSLERLVPIQQLLKQQDQHVLLKLAEQINPCEYLAGRILNMLKEDAPMLTNQGRIIRDGCNAELDELRAIAYTGKDYLLQIQQREIERTGISSLKISYNKVFGYYLEVTNTHKEKVPADWIRKQTLTGAERYITEELKIYEEKILGAEDKINVIEQKMFQDLVLEAESYINPILQNARIVAQIDCLCSFAHAAVANNYCKPIVEDSALINIKAGRHPVIEKQLPLGESYIPNDIYLDDETQQVMIITGPNMAGKSALLRQTALIVLMAQAGSFVPATHATIGTVDKVFTRVGASDNLSKGESTFMVEMNETASILNNLSGRSLVLMDEIGRGTSTYDGISIAWAIVEHLHNHPNFRPKTLFATHYHELNQLTEDLKRVKNFNVSVKEAGNKVIFMRTLKPGGSEHSFGIHVAQMAGMPTSLVLRANEIMGHLEKEHVREGHEDKLKEVPKSTLQMSLFEAADPAWDSIKKILTQTDVNIMSPVEALLKLNELKQLIK from the coding sequence TTGAGTAAGACAAAAGAAGCCACAGAAACACCATTGATGAAACAATACAATGCTATCAAAGGGAAATATCCCGGGGCCTTGTTATTATTTCGTGTAGGGGATTTTTATGAAACATTTTCTGAAGATGCGATAAAGGCATCAAAGGTATTAGGAATTACATTAACCAAAAGAGGCAATGGTACCGCATCAGAGACTGCATTGGCAGGCTTTCCGCATCATTCACTTGACACATATTTACCCCGCCTGGTGCGTTCCGGATTGCGTGTAGCAATTTGTGATCAGCTGGAGGATCCTAAATCTGTAAAAGGCATTGTTAAACGTGGTGTAACAGAACTGGTAACGCCCGGCGTTTCATTTAATGACCATGTACTCGACGTAAGTAAGAACAATTATCTGGCTGCGATTCATTTTCAAAAAGACTCACTCGGAATTTCTTTTCTGGATATTTCAACGGGTGAGTTTTTAACAGCGCAAGGCGATAGACATTATATCGATAAACTTCTGCAGAGTTTTTCACCGTCTGAAGTATTGTTCTGTAAACAAAAGAAAGAAGTATTTATTGAATACTTTGGTGACAGATACAATACCTATGCACTTGAAGACTGGATTTTTGCGTATGATTTCACCTATGATTTATTAATTCGTCATTTTCAAACAACTTCACTAAAAGGCTTTGGTATTGAAGAAATGCTGGAAGGCATAACATCTGCCGGTGCTATTCTTCATTATTTGAATGAAACAGAACACAAAGAAGTTGCTCATATTACGCGTGTAAACAGAATTGAAGAAGAACGTTATGTATGGCTGGATCGTTTTACCATCCGCAACCTGGAACTTGTAAATGCGCAGCAGCTGGAAGGTGTTCCACTGATCGAAATTCTGGATCATACAAAGACACCGATGGGCGCGCGCTTATTGAAAAAGTGGCTGATTCTTCCATTAAAAGAATTAACACCCATACAGGAACGTTTGGATACGGTAGAGCTTCTGGTTAAAAATAAAGAGCTGACGACAACATTGGTTGACGAGCTCAAACCAATAGGAGACCTTGAACGACTGATCTCTAAAGTGGCTGCACGCAGGGTGAATCCAAGGGAAATGGTTCAGTTAAAGCGTTCGCTGGAACGTTTGGTTCCGATACAGCAGCTACTTAAACAGCAAGATCAGCATGTTCTGTTAAAATTAGCAGAGCAGATAAACCCGTGTGAATACTTGGCCGGCAGAATTCTGAACATGCTTAAAGAAGATGCACCGATGCTTACCAATCAGGGGAGAATCATTCGTGATGGCTGTAATGCAGAACTGGACGAGCTTCGTGCAATTGCATATACAGGTAAAGACTATCTGCTGCAGATACAGCAAAGAGAGATCGAACGTACAGGAATCAGTTCATTAAAAATATCATACAATAAAGTTTTCGGATATTATCTTGAAGTAACAAATACACATAAAGAAAAAGTGCCTGCAGATTGGATTCGTAAACAAACGTTGACAGGTGCAGAGCGTTACATTACAGAAGAACTAAAGATCTACGAAGAGAAAATTTTAGGTGCTGAAGACAAGATCAATGTAATCGAACAAAAAATGTTTCAGGACCTTGTACTTGAAGCAGAAAGTTATATAAATCCAATCTTACAGAATGCCCGCATAGTTGCTCAGATAGATTGTTTGTGTTCGTTTGCTCATGCTGCTGTTGCTAATAACTATTGCAAACCAATTGTTGAAGACAGCGCATTGATTAATATTAAAGCCGGTCGCCATCCGGTGATTGAAAAACAATTGCCGTTGGGGGAGAGCTATATTCCCAATGATATTTATCTGGATGATGAGACGCAGCAGGTGATGATCATTACTGGTCCCAACATGGCCGGTAAATCTGCCTTGCTCCGGCAAACAGCATTGATTGTGCTGATGGCACAGGCAGGCAGTTTTGTTCCGGCAACACATGCTACCATCGGTACGGTTGATAAAGTATTTACACGTGTAGGTGCTTCAGATAACCTTTCAAAAGGCGAATCAACATTCATGGTTGAAATGAATGAAACAGCAAGCATCTTAAATAATCTAAGTGGTAGAAGTCTGGTATTGATGGATGAAATCGGCCGTGGTACCAGCACGTATGATGGAATCTCCATTGCCTGGGCCATTGTTGAACATTTGCATAACCATCCGAACTTCAGGCCAAAGACATTGTTTGCAACGCACTATCACGAATTGAATCAATTAACAGAAGATTTAAAACGGGTTAAAAATTTCAATGTGTCTGTAAAAGAAGCCGGCAACAAGGTTATATTTATGCGTACACTGAAGCCGGGCGGCAGTGAACATAGCTTTGGTATTCATGTTGCACAGATGGCCGGCATGCCAACAAGCCTGGTACTGAGAGCAAATGAGATCATGGGACATTTAGAAAAAGAGCATGTACGTGAAGGGCATGAAGATAAATTAAAAGAAGTGCCGAAGTCGACCCTGCAAATGAGTTTGTTTGAAGCAGCAGATCCGGCGTGGGATTCCATAAAAAAAATATTAACGCAAACAGATGTGAATATAATGTCCCCTGTAGAAGCTCTTTTAAAATTGAATGAACTAAAACAGCTAATTAAATAG
- a CDS encoding DMT family protein has product MASIWTILLLIISNGFMTYAWYGHLQQSGNDSPLAKWGLAGAILVSWGIAFFEYVFQVPANRIGFEENGGPFNLFQLKIIQEVVSLTVFTLFALFVFKTERLQWNYIAAMICLLLAVFFVFKKW; this is encoded by the coding sequence ATGGCCTCTATCTGGACAATCTTATTATTAATCATCTCTAACGGCTTTATGACGTATGCATGGTATGGACACCTGCAACAGTCCGGCAATGACAGCCCGCTCGCGAAGTGGGGTTTGGCAGGAGCAATATTAGTGAGCTGGGGAATTGCTTTTTTCGAATATGTATTTCAAGTCCCTGCCAACAGAATCGGGTTCGAAGAAAATGGCGGACCATTCAATTTATTTCAATTGAAAATTATTCAGGAAGTTGTTTCTCTTACAGTTTTTACCCTATTTGCACTATTCGTTTTTAAAACAGAACGATTACAATGGAACTACATTGCTGCAATGATATGCTTACTATTGGCAGTGTTCTTTGTGTTCAAAAAATGGTAA
- a CDS encoding biliverdin-producing heme oxygenase, with the protein MNEFIASIKSATASLHTQLEQSEISNVIMSQLVTEKAYAEYLSRIQCMHEDIEKHTFPIIHTIIKDTAQRTKSTAIAADLDQLKYASAVNKTFLDAAHSPDLNFNLGLMYVTEGSVLGGQVILKNIKKQLGEDIASRFLNVYGQQTGHLWRSFLIQLSEYQSTLSEKEKMTIIDGAKYGFERVYSILM; encoded by the coding sequence ATGAATGAATTTATAGCAAGCATAAAATCCGCTACCGCAAGTCTTCATACACAGCTTGAGCAATCAGAAATTTCCAACGTAATCATGTCGCAGCTAGTAACGGAGAAAGCATATGCCGAATATCTGTCACGTATACAATGCATGCATGAAGACATTGAAAAACACACATTTCCCATCATTCATACGATTATAAAAGATACTGCACAGCGCACTAAGTCAACTGCGATTGCAGCAGATCTGGATCAATTGAAATATGCCTCAGCAGTAAACAAAACTTTTTTAGATGCAGCACATTCTCCGGATCTTAATTTCAATTTAGGATTAATGTATGTAACGGAGGGGTCGGTTTTAGGCGGACAAGTTATTCTGAAGAATATTAAAAAACAGTTAGGCGAAGATATTGCCAGTCGGTTTTTAAATGTGTATGGCCAACAGACAGGGCATTTATGGAGATCATTTTTAATTCAACTGTCGGAATATCAAAGTACATTGAGTGAAAAAGAAAAGATGACAATTATCGATGGCGCAAAATATGGCTTTGAAAGAGTATACTCAATTCTAATGTGA
- a CDS encoding AAA family ATPase, giving the protein MELKSAEEKSLYYRNKIKEVIDEVGKVVVGQKYMINRLLIGICTGGHILLEGVPGLAKTLSVNTLAKTMDLDFHRIQFTPDLLPSDLIGTMIYNQHKGNFEVKKGPVFSNFILADEVNRSPAKVQSALLECMQEKQVTIGDTTYPLDNPFLVLATQNPVEQEGTYPLPEAQVDRFMMKIHLTYLDKESELEVMRRVSNMNFNYQVQKIVSKNDVLEIRNEINKVTISESLEKYIIELVFATRFPAEYGLEAEASYILYGASTRAAINLNRVAKAMAFFNNRDYVLPEDIKEVAYDILNHRIILNYEAEAEGISTRQIIETILRKVNITKA; this is encoded by the coding sequence ATGGAGCTCAAATCTGCAGAAGAAAAATCTCTCTATTACAGAAATAAAATTAAAGAAGTCATTGACGAAGTCGGTAAAGTAGTCGTTGGTCAAAAATACATGATCAACAGGTTATTAATCGGAATCTGCACAGGCGGACATATTTTACTGGAAGGCGTACCAGGCTTAGCAAAAACGTTAAGTGTAAACACGCTTGCCAAAACAATGGATCTGGACTTTCATCGAATCCAATTCACCCCGGATCTACTTCCTTCTGATTTGATCGGAACTATGATCTATAATCAGCATAAAGGGAATTTTGAAGTTAAGAAAGGTCCCGTATTTTCCAACTTTATATTGGCGGATGAAGTAAACCGGTCCCCAGCAAAAGTACAGTCAGCGCTCTTAGAATGTATGCAGGAAAAACAAGTTACAATAGGTGATACAACATACCCGTTAGACAACCCTTTCCTTGTACTTGCAACACAAAACCCCGTAGAACAGGAAGGCACATATCCATTACCGGAAGCACAGGTAGATCGTTTTATGATGAAGATTCATTTAACTTATCTAGATAAAGAATCTGAACTTGAAGTAATGAGACGTGTATCAAACATGAACTTTAATTATCAGGTGCAGAAAATCGTTTCTAAAAATGATGTCCTTGAAATCCGCAATGAAATAAATAAAGTAACGATTTCTGAATCACTTGAAAAATACATAATCGAATTAGTATTTGCTACCAGGTTTCCTGCTGAGTACGGACTTGAGGCAGAAGCATCGTATATCTTATATGGAGCATCTACACGTGCGGCAATCAATCTGAATCGTGTAGCAAAAGCAATGGCATTTTTCAATAACAGGGATTACGTATTGCCTGAAGACATTAAAGAAGTTGCGTACGATATCTTAAACCATAGAATAATTTTGAATTACGAAGCAGAAGCGGAAGGTATTTCAACAAGACAAATAATAGAAACAATTTTACGGAAAGTAAATATCACTAAAGCATAA
- a CDS encoding chromosome segregation ATPase has protein sequence MKYLMSILAGLVLTISAVAQSQKTVEVVSGHAQVLQVDRQGMQVTLSLDEKFVTKNWLQKLKEYGKVESEKGGYVVHGATISGISQACTIYSTVFSGKTGTVVFWAIDMGDGYVTEGHNHYAHAKTKLKEFALSAYIADINVQIAAAEAALNSSVKNQEKLTKQGESLKNDTQKNAKEKSDLEKKLVDNEKELKALDASEVQIENRMKEVKATDNHEEQQKLLKESLSNTNNIEKNKQQKISLENKLKENENERLKLIEDTKTNASNVTAAKEEVAKMTKALEVVKDKLKAYQ, from the coding sequence ATGAAATATTTAATGTCCATTCTGGCTGGTCTTGTCCTAACGATTTCAGCTGTTGCTCAATCTCAAAAAACGGTTGAAGTGGTTTCGGGGCATGCACAGGTACTACAGGTTGATCGTCAGGGAATGCAGGTTACCCTAAGTTTAGATGAAAAGTTTGTAACGAAAAACTGGCTCCAAAAACTAAAGGAGTACGGTAAAGTTGAATCTGAGAAAGGCGGTTATGTGGTGCATGGTGCAACCATTTCAGGTATATCTCAGGCCTGCACCATATATTCAACAGTGTTTTCAGGTAAAACGGGAACGGTTGTTTTTTGGGCGATTGATATGGGTGATGGTTATGTAACCGAAGGCCATAATCATTATGCGCATGCAAAAACAAAGCTTAAGGAGTTTGCCTTAAGCGCATATATAGCAGATATTAATGTGCAGATAGCTGCTGCTGAAGCAGCATTGAATTCCAGTGTGAAAAATCAGGAGAAACTGACAAAACAAGGTGAATCGTTAAAAAATGATACACAAAAAAATGCCAAAGAAAAGTCTGATCTTGAAAAGAAACTGGTTGATAATGAAAAAGAATTAAAGGCGCTGGATGCTTCCGAAGTGCAGATTGAGAACAGGATGAAAGAAGTTAAAGCTACGGATAATCATGAAGAGCAGCAGAAATTATTGAAAGAGAGCTTGTCTAATACAAATAATATTGAGAAAAATAAGCAACAAAAAATCTCTCTTGAAAACAAATTAAAAGAAAACGAAAACGAACGTTTGAAATTAATTGAAGATACAAAAACGAATGCATCTAATGTAACGGCAGCAAAAGAAGAAGTTGCTAAGATGACAAAAGCACTTGAAGTGGTAAAGGATAAACTTAAAGCGTATCAATAG
- a CDS encoding lytic transglycosylase domain-containing protein: MKKRIRIIFFSTVALLFLFVLFTAIQKDRYFLLHREYRHQSFNEKIPINNIFANEIVHFKNQDAYKAFFNELKYNTQKNKSTTLLLKDAMIWLPVIEKILIQQKIPTDFKYVAMVESNFKNVISPKDALGFWQLKQETATEFGLQVDEEVDQRLDPIKSTYAACKFFRQAHKQFGSWTITAAAYNRGIGGIQRALVKQQKTDFYDLSLNAETSKYLYKLLAAKDLVEHPSKYGLKLYRWRPEPVRTIKVTENIDNLEAFAKQQGTNLYVLKLYNPWLLTNTLTIKNENASYTIELPYPRNTSKDSLPDVLPK; the protein is encoded by the coding sequence GTGAAAAAACGAATTCGGATTATATTTTTTTCAACTGTTGCCCTTTTATTTTTATTTGTATTATTCACTGCAATACAAAAGGATAGATATTTTTTATTACACAGAGAATACAGACATCAAAGCTTTAACGAAAAGATTCCAATTAACAATATTTTTGCGAATGAAATCGTACACTTTAAAAATCAGGATGCTTACAAGGCATTTTTCAATGAATTAAAATACAATACGCAAAAAAATAAAAGCACAACACTTTTACTAAAAGATGCGATGATCTGGTTGCCGGTCATTGAAAAAATATTGATTCAACAAAAAATACCTACAGATTTCAAATATGTTGCCATGGTTGAGAGTAACTTCAAAAATGTTATCTCTCCTAAAGACGCATTAGGTTTTTGGCAATTAAAACAAGAAACCGCTACTGAATTTGGTTTGCAGGTAGATGAAGAAGTAGATCAGCGTTTAGATCCAATAAAATCAACCTATGCAGCCTGTAAATTTTTCAGACAGGCACATAAACAATTTGGTAGCTGGACAATTACGGCTGCAGCTTATAATAGGGGGATTGGTGGTATTCAGCGCGCATTGGTAAAACAGCAAAAAACAGATTTTTATGATTTAAGCTTAAATGCAGAAACATCAAAATACTTATACAAACTACTTGCAGCCAAAGATCTGGTAGAACACCCTTCAAAATATGGGCTAAAATTGTATCGATGGAGGCCTGAGCCGGTAAGAACAATCAAAGTAACAGAAAACATAGACAATCTGGAAGCGTTTGCAAAGCAGCAAGGCACAAACCTGTATGTGTTGAAATTATACAATCCGTGGCTACTGACTAATACACTTACGATAAAAAACGAAAACGCCAGCTATACTATTGAACTTCCTTATCCCAGAAATACTTCCAAAGACAGTTTGCCAGACGTGCTGCCAAAATAA